Proteins from a single region of Parasedimentitalea psychrophila:
- a CDS encoding efflux RND transporter periplasmic adaptor subunit yields the protein MRFLRQSLAGLFLAAVSAALLLYAGQLVLGAVQQRMSDERRAPPHRERVFAVNLVTADLQDIAPKLIAFGKVESRRRLELRTPVAGRVIALAEDFEEGGVVTAGQLLLQIDPADAQSALERAEADMQDARAEQRETGRTLILAQDELSATQDQAQLRQRAYQRQIDLKERGVGTAATVEVAELAAVQARQSVISRRQAVSLAEAGVDQAGSSLARAQISLATARRDLADTTVMAQFDGTLQSVSLVQGRLVSANEKLAELVDPTMLEVAFRISTVQYTRLLDASGGLIAAPVRVSLDATGADLSADGVISRDSGGAGAGQSGRLIYARLNAAPGFKPGDFVTVSVREPELSAVARLPASVLDANGTVLVLGPEDRLEQMQVELVRRQGDDVLIRGPGLAGREVVVGRTPLLGAGIKVRALRTGAALQPQPQAELIELSDERRARLTAIVEGNSRMPEAAKKRVLQQLAEAKVPAKLVTRIETRMGG from the coding sequence ATGCGTTTTTTGCGTCAGAGTTTGGCCGGACTTTTTCTGGCGGCGGTCAGCGCTGCATTGTTGCTCTATGCGGGCCAGTTGGTGCTGGGGGCTGTGCAGCAGCGGATGAGCGACGAGCGCCGGGCGCCGCCGCACCGTGAGCGTGTCTTTGCGGTCAATCTGGTGACCGCAGATTTGCAGGATATTGCGCCCAAGTTGATTGCCTTTGGTAAGGTCGAAAGCCGCCGCCGCCTAGAGCTGCGCACGCCGGTGGCGGGGCGGGTGATTGCGCTGGCAGAAGACTTTGAAGAGGGCGGTGTGGTCACAGCGGGACAGTTGCTTTTGCAGATCGACCCGGCGGATGCGCAGTCGGCGCTGGAGCGGGCCGAGGCTGATATGCAGGACGCCCGCGCCGAACAGCGCGAGACCGGCCGGACGCTGATTTTGGCGCAGGATGAATTATCGGCGACCCAGGATCAGGCGCAGCTGCGCCAGCGCGCCTATCAGCGTCAGATCGACCTGAAAGAGCGCGGGGTTGGCACTGCGGCCACTGTCGAGGTGGCTGAGCTGGCTGCCGTTCAGGCCCGCCAGTCGGTCATTTCCCGGCGGCAGGCGGTGTCGCTGGCCGAGGCCGGGGTGGATCAGGCCGGCTCGAGCCTGGCACGGGCGCAGATCAGCCTGGCGACCGCACGGCGGGATTTGGCAGATACCACCGTGATGGCTCAGTTTGATGGCACCCTGCAATCGGTCAGTCTGGTTCAGGGGCGTCTGGTCTCGGCCAATGAAAAGCTGGCGGAACTGGTGGACCCGACCATGCTGGAGGTGGCATTTCGGATTTCCACCGTACAATACACCCGGCTGCTGGATGCCAGTGGCGGCTTGATTGCAGCGCCGGTGCGGGTGTCGCTGGATGCCACCGGCGCCGATCTGAGCGCAGACGGGGTGATCAGCCGCGACAGTGGCGGCGCCGGTGCCGGGCAGTCGGGGCGATTGATCTATGCGCGGCTGAATGCAGCGCCGGGGTTCAAGCCCGGGGATTTTGTGACCGTGTCGGTGCGGGAGCCGGAACTGAGTGCGGTGGCGCGTCTGCCGGCCTCGGTGCTGGATGCCAATGGCACGGTTTTGGTGCTGGGCCCCGAGGACCGGCTGGAACAGATGCAGGTCGAACTGGTGCGCCGTCAGGGCGATGATGTGCTGATCCGCGGGCCGGGTCTGGCTGGCCGCGAGGTTGTTGTCGGGCGCACTCCGTTGCTGGGGGCCGGCATCAAGGTGCGGGCGCTGCGAACCGGCGCCGCGTTGCAACCGCAGCCGCAGGCAGAGCTGATCGAATTGAGCGACGAAAGACGGGCGCGGCTGACCGCCATTGTCGAAGGCAACAGCCGGATGCCCGAGGCCGCCAAGAAACGGGTTTTGCAGCAATTGGCCGAGGCCAAGGTGCCCGCAAAGCTGGTGACCCGCATTGAAACGCGGATGGGGGGGTGA
- the moaB gene encoding molybdenum cofactor biosynthesis protein B → MSRIDENKTFIPVRIAVLTLSDSRSLAEDRSGQILVDRLLAAGHLLADRRIMPDDRADIADQLRAWVADPEVDVVISTGGTGLTGRDVTVEAHRDVYEKEIEAFATVFTIVSMKKIGTSAVQSRATGGVAGGTYLFALPGSPGACKDGWDEILSMQLDYRHQPCNFVEIMPRLEEYQRRK, encoded by the coding sequence ATGTCGCGTATTGACGAAAACAAGACTTTCATCCCGGTTCGCATTGCGGTGCTGACCCTGTCCGACAGCCGGAGCCTGGCCGAGGATCGCTCGGGGCAGATTCTGGTGGATCGGTTGTTGGCCGCCGGGCATCTGCTGGCGGATCGCCGGATCATGCCGGATGATCGGGCTGATATTGCCGATCAGCTGCGCGCCTGGGTGGCTGACCCTGAGGTCGACGTGGTGATCTCGACCGGTGGCACCGGGCTGACCGGGCGTGATGTCACCGTTGAGGCGCACAGGGATGTGTATGAAAAGGAAATTGAGGCTTTTGCCACTGTGTTCACCATTGTCTCGATGAAAAAAATAGGCACCAGCGCGGTGCAGTCGCGGGCCACCGGTGGCGTGGCGGGCGGCACCTATCTGTTTGCGCTGCCCGGCAGTCCGGGGGCCTGCAAGGACGGCTGGGACGAAATTCTGTCGATGCAGCTGGATTACCGGCATCAGCCCTGTAACTTTGTTGAAATAATGCCCAGATTAGAGGAATACCAGCGACGGAAGTAA
- a CDS encoding metallophosphoesterase family protein: MKILAFSDLHLAPVAAADLVAASGGADLVIGAGDFCNMRQGLDRAMQLLSGMAAPLLLVPGNAESADELRAAALPNMNVLHGAGVEIDGLRFFGLGYGVPVTPFGAWSCDLTEAFAGQMLEACDAADVLITHSPPKGVADVTSGGVSVGSEAIRAAIERLQPQLALCGHIHDSWGQRGYIGDCQVVNLGPTVTWLELDH; the protein is encoded by the coding sequence GTGAAAATCCTGGCCTTTTCCGACCTGCATTTGGCGCCGGTGGCGGCGGCGGATCTGGTGGCGGCCAGCGGTGGCGCTGATCTGGTGATTGGCGCCGGTGATTTCTGCAATATGCGGCAGGGCTTGGACCGCGCGATGCAGCTGCTGTCGGGGATGGCGGCGCCCCTGCTGCTGGTGCCGGGCAATGCCGAGAGTGCAGATGAGCTGCGCGCGGCAGCGCTGCCAAACATGAATGTTTTGCATGGCGCCGGTGTCGAGATCGATGGGCTGCGGTTTTTTGGGCTCGGCTATGGGGTGCCGGTGACACCATTTGGTGCCTGGTCCTGCGACCTGACCGAAGCCTTTGCCGGCCAGATGTTGGAAGCGTGCGACGCGGCGGATGTGCTGATCACCCATTCCCCTCCCAAGGGGGTGGCGGATGTGACCTCGGGCGGGGTCTCGGTTGGGTCTGAGGCAATCCGGGCGGCGATCGAGCGGCTGCAGCCGCAACTGGCGCTCTGCGGCCATATTCATGACAGCTGGGGGCAACGCGGCTATATCGGGGATTGCCAAGTGGTGAACCTGGGGCCAACCGTGACCTGGCTTGAGCTGGATCATTGA
- a CDS encoding uracil-DNA glycosylase → MESALDYHSARALLQWQVELGVTESIGDAPVNRYALQATPPKAKAEQAPAVLKPKEVDPVEQAQKAARAATGLASLRAALEGFEHCALKKGARNLVFSDGQAGARVMIIGEAPGREEDRAGTPFAGPSLGLLDKMLAAIDLSRDKNVYLTCALPWRPPQNQELQPADIAMMVPFLQRHVELAEPEFLLLMGNAACQAVLGKRGINRLRGEWQQVWGKAVLPMLPPDRLLGQPQGKRQAWADLLSLKARLVAVT, encoded by the coding sequence ATGGAATCGGCATTGGATTATCACAGCGCGCGGGCGCTTTTGCAGTGGCAGGTGGAGCTGGGGGTGACCGAGAGTATCGGTGATGCGCCGGTCAATCGTTATGCGTTGCAGGCGACGCCGCCAAAAGCGAAGGCGGAGCAGGCGCCTGCGGTGCTCAAGCCCAAGGAGGTGGACCCGGTTGAGCAGGCGCAAAAGGCAGCGCGGGCGGCCACCGGGCTGGCCAGTCTGCGGGCGGCGCTGGAGGGGTTTGAGCATTGCGCCCTGAAGAAAGGCGCCCGCAATCTGGTGTTCAGCGATGGTCAGGCCGGGGCGCGGGTGATGATTATTGGCGAGGCGCCGGGACGCGAAGAAGACCGGGCGGGCACGCCGTTTGCCGGACCGTCGCTTGGCTTGCTCGACAAAATGCTGGCGGCGATTGATCTGTCGCGCGACAAGAATGTTTACCTGACCTGCGCGCTGCCGTGGCGGCCGCCGCAAAACCAGGAATTGCAACCGGCGGATATCGCGATGATGGTGCCGTTCCTGCAGCGCCATGTGGAGCTGGCCGAGCCGGAGTTTCTGCTGCTGATGGGCAATGCGGCCTGTCAGGCGGTGCTGGGCAAGCGTGGCATCAACCGGTTGCGTGGCGAGTGGCAGCAGGTCTGGGGCAAGGCGGTTCTGCCGATGCTGCCGCCGGATCGACTGTTGGGTCAGCCGCAGGGCAAACGGCAGGCCTGGGCCGATTTATTGTCGCTCAAGGCGCGATTGGTGGCGGTGACGTGA
- a CDS encoding aspartate carbamoyltransferase catalytic subunit → MTPTPFGHKHLLGIEPLRPHEITMILDLADKYVDQNRATEKRSTALAGLTQVNMFFENSTRTQASFEIAGKRLGADVMNMAMQASSIKKGETLIDTAMTLNAMHPDLLVVRHPHSGAVDLLAQKVNCAVLNAGDGRHEHPTQALLDALTIRRAKGRLHRLNIAICGDVAHSRVARSNLMLLGKMENRIRLIGPPTLVPSQFAEFGAEIYDDMHEGLKDVDVVMMLRLQKERMDGGFIPSEREYYHRYGLDTDKLARAKPDAIVMHPGPMNRGVEIDGTLADDINRSVIQEQVEMGVAVRMAVMDLLAQNLRAERQAKAG, encoded by the coding sequence ATGACCCCCACCCCATTTGGCCATAAACACCTGTTGGGCATCGAACCCCTGCGCCCGCATGAGATCACTATGATCCTTGATCTGGCTGACAAATACGTCGATCAGAACCGCGCCACCGAAAAACGCTCCACCGCCCTGGCCGGGCTGACCCAGGTCAATATGTTCTTTGAGAACTCCACCCGCACCCAGGCCAGTTTCGAGATCGCCGGCAAGCGGCTGGGCGCCGACGTGATGAACATGGCGATGCAGGCAAGTTCGATCAAAAAGGGCGAGACCCTGATCGACACTGCGATGACCCTGAACGCCATGCACCCGGATCTGCTGGTGGTGCGCCATCCGCATTCCGGCGCGGTGGATCTGCTGGCACAAAAGGTCAACTGCGCGGTGCTCAACGCCGGCGATGGCCGCCACGAGCACCCGACCCAGGCGCTGCTCGACGCGCTGACCATCCGCCGCGCCAAGGGTCGGCTGCACCGGCTGAACATCGCCATCTGCGGCGATGTCGCCCATTCCCGCGTGGCGCGCTCCAACCTGATGCTGCTGGGCAAGATGGAGAACCGCATCCGGCTGATCGGCCCGCCCACCCTGGTGCCCAGCCAGTTTGCCGAATTTGGCGCCGAGATCTACGACGACATGCATGAGGGCCTGAAAGACGTCGACGTCGTCATGATGCTGCGGCTGCAAAAAGAGCGCATGGACGGCGGTTTCATCCCCTCGGAACGGGAATATTACCACCGCTACGGGCTGGACACCGACAAACTGGCACGGGCCAAACCCGACGCCATCGTCATGCACCCCGGCCCGATGAACCGCGGCGTGGAAATCGACGGCACTCTGGCCGATGACATCAACCGCTCGGTGATCCAGGAGCAGGTCGAAATGGGCGTCGCGGTGCGCATGGCGGTGATGGACCTGCTGGCCCAGAACCTGCGCGCCGAGCGCCAGGCCAAGGCAGGCTGA
- the pyrC gene encoding dihydroorotase produces MTLLFTNARLIDPEAGTDAPGHLLVQDGKITEIFPENIELEAMFRARGISPEDVEIIDCKNRCLAPGIVDIGVKVCEPGERHKESYKSAGLAAAAGGVTTMVTRPDTSPAIDSPEVLEFVTRRAQADAPVNVLPMAALTKGRLGREMTEIGFLMDAGAVAFTDCDRVVTDTKVFSRALTYARSCGALVIAHPQEPILSKGAAATSGKFAALRGLPAVSPMAERMGLDRDIALLEMTGARYHADQITTARALPALERAKANGLDITAGTSIHHLTLNELDPADYRTFFKVKPPLRSEDDRLAVVEAVRTGLIDIISSMHTPQDEESKRLPFEEAAAGAVALETLLPAALRLYHSEHLDLPTLFRAMALNPARRLGLSSGRLSAGAPADLLLFDPDVPFVMDRFALKSKSQNTPFDGQRMQGRVLATYVAGAPVYRRA; encoded by the coding sequence ATGACCCTACTCTTCACCAATGCCCGCCTGATCGACCCCGAGGCCGGAACGGACGCGCCGGGCCATCTGCTGGTGCAGGATGGGAAGATTACCGAAATCTTTCCAGAAAACATCGAATTAGAGGCAATGTTTCGCGCGCGAGGTATTTCTCCAGAAGATGTTGAAATCATTGACTGCAAAAACCGCTGTTTGGCGCCTGGTATCGTCGATATCGGGGTGAAAGTCTGCGAACCCGGCGAACGTCACAAGGAAAGCTACAAATCTGCGGGTCTTGCGGCGGCGGCGGGTGGCGTCACCACCATGGTCACCCGCCCTGATACCTCGCCCGCGATCGACAGCCCCGAAGTGCTGGAATTCGTCACCCGCCGCGCCCAGGCAGACGCACCGGTGAACGTATTGCCAATGGCGGCGCTGACCAAGGGCCGGTTGGGGCGTGAAATGACCGAGATCGGCTTTCTGATGGATGCCGGCGCGGTGGCCTTTACCGATTGCGACCGGGTGGTCACCGACACCAAGGTGTTCTCTCGCGCGCTGACCTATGCCCGCTCCTGCGGCGCGCTGGTGATTGCCCACCCGCAGGAACCGATCCTGTCCAAAGGTGCCGCCGCCACCAGCGGCAAATTCGCCGCCCTGCGCGGCTTGCCCGCTGTGTCACCAATGGCCGAGCGCATGGGGCTGGACCGCGACATCGCGCTGCTAGAAATGACCGGTGCGCGCTACCACGCCGACCAGATCACCACCGCGCGCGCCCTGCCCGCGCTGGAGCGCGCCAAGGCCAACGGGCTGGACATCACCGCCGGCACCTCGATCCACCACCTGACCCTGAACGAGCTGGACCCGGCTGATTACCGCACCTTCTTCAAGGTCAAACCGCCGCTGCGCTCAGAAGACGACCGTCTGGCGGTGGTCGAGGCGGTGCGCACAGGGTTGATCGACATCATATCGTCAATGCACACGCCGCAGGACGAAGAAAGCAAACGACTGCCGTTTGAAGAGGCCGCCGCCGGTGCGGTGGCGCTGGAAACCCTGCTGCCCGCCGCCCTGCGTCTGTACCACTCAGAACATCTGGACTTGCCCACTCTGTTCCGCGCCATGGCGCTGAATCCGGCCAGACGACTGGGACTATCCTCGGGCCGCCTCAGCGCCGGAGCCCCCGCTGACCTGCTGCTGTTCGACCCGGATGTACCCTTTGTGATGGATCGCTTTGCACTGAAATCGAAATCGCAGAACACCCCCTTTGACGGCCAGCGTATGCAGGGTAGGGTGTTGGCCACCTATGTTGCCGGCGCGCCGGTCTACCGGAGAGCCTGA
- the plsY gene encoding glycerol-3-phosphate 1-O-acyltransferase PlsY, with the protein MPAFETTTTLLLLWAVIGYGLGSIPFGLLLTRMMGLGNLRDIGSGNIGTTNVLRTGSKAAAAMTLLFDGGKGAAAVLLARSLAGEDAAQLAGLAAFLGHCFPIWLGFKGGKGVATFLGLMLALAWPVGIACCATWLASAALSRISSMGALGAALSAPLWALLLNRSDIAALAALLAAIVVWRHSANIIRIRTGTEPKIGQK; encoded by the coding sequence ATGCCCGCATTTGAGACAACCACCACACTGCTGCTGCTCTGGGCCGTGATCGGCTACGGCCTCGGCTCCATTCCCTTTGGCCTGCTGCTGACCCGCATGATGGGCCTGGGCAATCTGCGCGACATTGGCTCGGGCAATATCGGCACCACCAACGTGCTGCGCACCGGAAGCAAAGCCGCCGCGGCAATGACGCTGCTTTTTGATGGCGGCAAGGGCGCGGCGGCGGTGCTGCTGGCGCGTTCTCTGGCCGGTGAAGATGCAGCGCAACTGGCTGGGCTGGCCGCCTTTCTGGGCCATTGTTTCCCGATTTGGCTAGGGTTCAAAGGCGGCAAAGGTGTTGCCACCTTCCTGGGCCTGATGCTGGCGCTGGCCTGGCCAGTGGGCATCGCCTGCTGCGCGACCTGGCTGGCCTCTGCGGCGCTTAGCCGGATTTCATCCATGGGTGCCTTGGGGGCTGCGCTATCAGCGCCGCTCTGGGCGCTGCTACTCAACCGCAGCGACATTGCTGCTCTTGCCGCGCTGCTGGCCGCAATCGTGGTCTGGCGCCACAGCGCCAATATCATCCGCATCCGCACCGGCACAGAACCAAAAATCGGGCAAAAATAG
- a CDS encoding glutamate--cysteine ligase, producing MSIPQSGGGPIEHHSQLAEYLAEGCKPKSDWRIGTEHEKFGFCKDSLKPLPFAGERSIVAVLQGLRDSYGWSEVTEGGNLIGLEKDGANVSLEPGGALELSGAPLETIHETCDEVNIHLREVKDIADKIGVGFIGLGAAPIWNHDEMPLMPKGRYQLMNDYMTKVGTMGRDMMRRTTTVQVNLDFGSEADMVQKLRVALALQPVATALFANSPFFEGKPNGHKSWRSKIWRHLDDARTGMLPFAFDEGFGFEAYAEYALDVPMYFVYRDGVYINALGMSFRDFLKGELPALPGEKATLSDWADHLTTAFPEARIKKYMEMRGADGGPWRRLCALPAFWVGLMYDQSSLDGAWDLVKGWDAETREGLRVAASQSGLQAQVGDIKMIDLAREVVALSEAGLKARVRAGAGGLVPDETHFLNALKDSLDSGKVPADELLERYHGDWGGDLTRIYGEYSY from the coding sequence ATGTCTATTCCCCAGTCCGGTGGCGGACCCATTGAACACCACAGCCAATTGGCTGAGTATCTGGCCGAAGGCTGCAAGCCCAAATCCGATTGGCGCATTGGCACCGAACATGAAAAGTTTGGCTTTTGCAAAGACAGCCTGAAGCCGCTGCCCTTTGCCGGAGAGCGCTCGATTGTGGCGGTTCTGCAAGGGTTGCGCGACAGCTATGGCTGGTCGGAAGTGACCGAAGGCGGCAATCTGATCGGGCTGGAAAAGGACGGCGCCAACGTCAGTCTGGAACCGGGCGGGGCGCTGGAATTGTCCGGGGCGCCGCTGGAGACCATCCACGAAACCTGTGACGAGGTGAATATCCACCTGCGCGAGGTCAAGGACATCGCCGACAAGATCGGTGTTGGCTTTATCGGTCTGGGCGCGGCGCCAATCTGGAACCACGATGAGATGCCACTGATGCCCAAGGGGCGGTATCAGCTGATGAACGACTATATGACCAAGGTGGGAACCATGGGCCGCGACATGATGCGGCGCACCACCACGGTGCAGGTCAATCTCGATTTCGGCTCCGAGGCCGACATGGTGCAGAAACTGCGGGTGGCACTGGCGCTGCAGCCGGTGGCCACCGCACTGTTCGCCAACTCGCCGTTTTTTGAAGGCAAGCCGAACGGTCATAAATCCTGGCGCAGCAAGATCTGGCGGCATCTGGATGACGCCCGCACCGGCATGTTGCCCTTTGCCTTTGACGAAGGCTTTGGCTTTGAGGCCTACGCTGAATACGCGCTGGATGTGCCGATGTATTTTGTCTACCGCGATGGCGTGTATATCAACGCGCTGGGCATGTCGTTCCGCGATTTCCTGAAAGGGGAGCTGCCCGCACTGCCCGGCGAAAAGGCAACTCTGTCCGATTGGGCCGATCACCTGACCACGGCGTTCCCCGAGGCGCGGATTAAGAAATACATGGAGATGCGCGGCGCCGATGGTGGCCCCTGGCGGCGGCTCTGTGCATTGCCGGCCTTCTGGGTTGGCCTGATGTATGATCAGTCCTCGCTGGATGGGGCCTGGGATCTGGTCAAGGGCTGGGACGCTGAAACCCGTGAGGGCCTGCGGGTGGCGGCCTCGCAGTCGGGGCTGCAGGCGCAGGTGGGCGACATCAAGATGATCGATCTGGCGCGCGAAGTTGTGGCGCTGTCCGAGGCGGGCCTGAAGGCGCGGGTCCGGGCCGGGGCTGGCGGCTTGGTGCCGGATGAAACCCATTTCCTGAACGCGCTGAAAGACAGTCTCGACAGTGGCAAAGTGCCCGCCGACGAGTTGCTGGAGCGCTATCATGGCGATTGGGGTGGTGACCTGACCCGGATCTATGGTGAGTATAGCTATTGA